Proteins encoded by one window of Haliotis asinina isolate JCU_RB_2024 chromosome 6, JCU_Hal_asi_v2, whole genome shotgun sequence:
- the LOC137287115 gene encoding uncharacterized protein, with the protein MDRHHYHLPGHYPSQKRYSVRPLDYPELQVTGATLLNTGLHVYETAYKVRHDPDHESIKSVLARLENYQNHRGLPPVCVVCECQRNVQAASKAKSALMAFDSGNSDSDSDDEDALTIDNMLRLMERYMTRATSASQMKTMVRLINNHTITDYITAEQVMKLQALLRGTKPELREAGLLLIEQLCCKEDNAVIMAEEEIFNDLLTVLSSPHSIRVQVAALKAAEKLFSHSQVADKLTEAVDEVLMAVLLRVLYSDHPLEMKYASCCVLRTLSKHESTAGLVGQELLFIVKELKESSSKMKEVFVEIVINLYRQTDVIYPDMIDKNIIRSTTSMIVDGPCGVQRQALYLVCCLVEDEAEIASVISNKDLMLYVMQLMRDSKCRKVREVAGKIVQTMCGCRKGSLARTVMEHFTAFLHPEEDDIHQAGDTTARGSAKIVYPVRVKHQAEARNWQSFDEFLALIGKLITKHAMIKQDPLSKQLMIDDNPTTEWNCHQLGYLAALVAIVTKLTQWPVERSKTVQKLDPSDLTDDENLRNKLKGVNRQITAEVWTTCGRQVAVLLSKFAEKVQIRCNPLSARPGSRQSMRCPSPMSGRRSKTPRGDILSDSEVNLVKSLLEFFLFISVATCTNKKFMKNSDIVIEKPERESVQRSREGLWVMENPHLTHSIERQSMTDTMEMMERRQQELAEKEASADRRLLRKGLYEEDLFRFVSPFVTFENEDLRETAAMILRCGIQPLDEKLVTSDLQTSNTGPANVYKPRLRPQSAKTHKERDRKVNTALYRMSPDVAGMMRTAIGSRPSSADTYNVSQRNRSVSKFGRGQPTIDLTQPIAQQCRKVTVDNCGSQLLQGLFSKSRDVRKSCLLLIHDLVNHGNVETHMQLSELGCIPRLIDFLRINEDDEMLEIIAIILTRMLITSDYRLKQLFNRHGGANLLLSMSQNCSGVLKEEIKSTLTALTQGMSHQRPSSAPSQRPGEVKEPDIWDNIMERWHYEDKVVQVFQKWM; encoded by the exons ATGGACCGTCACCACTACCACCTACCTGGCCACTACCCTAGTCAAAAGAGATATTCAGTCCGTCCCCTAGACTATCCAGAGCTTCAGGTTACCGGTGCAACACTCCTCAACACTGGACTACATGTGTACGAGACTGCTTATAAAGTCAG ACATGACCCAGATCATGAGAGTATCAAATCAGTGTTGGCAAGACTTGAGAACTACCAGAATCACCGTGGCCTCCCACCAGTGTGTGTGGTCTGTGAGTGTCAGAGGAACGTGCAGGCAGCAAGCAAAGCAAAGTCTGCTCTGATGGCTTTTGACAGCGGGAACAGCgacagtgacagtgatgatgaag ATGCCCTGACAATTGACAACATGTTGAGGTTAATGGAGCGATATATGACTCGGGCAACGAGTGCCTCTCAGATGAAAACAATGGTTAGACTAATCAACAACCACACCATAACAGATTATATCACAGCAGAACAAGTCATGAAG TTGCAAGCACTGTTACGTGGAACTAAACCAGAGCTACGAGAAGCAGGTCTGCTGTTGATAGAGCAGCTCTGTTGTAAGGAGGACAATGCTGTCATCATGGCTGAAGAGGAAATATTCAATGATCTTCTGACAGTTCTCTCATCACCTCACAGCATCAGGGTCCAGGTGGCTGCACTCAAGGCAGCAGAAAAG CTGTTCTCTCATAGTCAAGTTGCTGACAAGCTGACAGAGGCTGTAGATGAAGTGTTGATGGCAGTGCTGTTGAGAGTTCTCTATAGTGATCACCCACTGGAGATGAAATATGCCAGTTGCTGTGTGCTTCGCACACTGTCAAAACATGAGAGCACTGCTGGACTTGTGGGTCAGGAACTTCTCTTCattgtcaaagaattaaaggagAGCAGCTCTAAGATGAAG GAAGTATTTGTAGAGATTGTGATTAACCTTTATCGTCAAACTGATGTCATTTACCCAGATATGATTGATAAGAATATCATCAGATCAACCACATCGATGATTGTCGACGGACCATG tggtgtgcaACGGCAAGCTCTCTACTTGGTATGTTGTTTGGTTGAGGATGAAGCTGAAATAGCCAGCGTGATAAGTAACAAGGATCTGATGCTGTACGTGATGCAGCTGATGAGAGACTCCAAATGTAG GAAAGTTCGGGAGGTTGCAGGGAAGATAGTACAGACAATGTGTGGGTGTCGTAAAGGGTCACTAGCCCGCACAGTGATGGAACACTTCACAGCATTCCTGCACCCAGAGGAAGATGACATCCATCAAGCTGGGGACACAACAGCACGTGGATCAGCCAAAATTGTCTACCCAGTGAGAGTAAAACACCAGGCTGAGGCACGAAACTGGCAGTCATTTGATGAGTTCCTGGCCCTTATTGGGAAGCTTATAACTAAACATG CAATGATAAAACAGGATCCATTGAGCAAGCAGCTGATGATTGATGACAACCCAACCACAGAGTGGAACTGTCACCAACTGGGTTACCTAGCAGCACTGGTTGCCATAGTAACCAAACTCACCCAGTGGCCTGTTGAACGGTCAAAGACTGTTCAGAAATTAGATCCTTCAGACTTGACAGATGATGAAAACCTGAG aaacaaacTGAAAGGTGTAAATCGACAGATTACAGCTGAAGTTTGGACAACTTGTGGCCGTCAAGTTGCTGTTCTACTTTCCAAATTTGCAGAAAAAGTTCAAATTCGATGCAATCCCTTGTCAGCCCGTCCCGGTTCCCGGCAATCCATGCGATGCCCTTCACCCATGTCTGGTCGGAGGAGCAAGACTCCTCGAGGGGACATCTTGAGTGATTCAGAAGTCAATCTCGTGAAAAGTCTCCTGGAATTTTTCCTGTTCATTTCTGTGGCTACATGCACAAACAagaaattcatgaaaaacagTGACATTGTTATAGAGAAGCCAGAAAGAGAGTCTGTTCAACGTTCTAGGGAAGGATTGTGGGTAATGGAGAATCCCCACCTTACACATAGTATAGAACGACAGTCGATGACAGATACAATGGAGATGATGGAGAGAAGACAGCAGGAGCTAGCAGAAAAAGAAGCCAGTGCAGATCGGAGGTTGCTACGGAAAGGCCTGTACGAAGAAGACCTCTTCAGATTTGTCTCTCCATTTGTTACATTTGAGAATGAAGATTTGAGG GAGACTGCAGCCATGATCTTGAGATGTGGTATTCAGCCTCTCGATGAGAAGCTGGTGACTTCAGACCTCCAGACATCAAACACTGGACCGGCAAATGTCTACAAGCCTAGGCTCAG ACCCCAGTCTGCCAAGACGCACAAGGAGCGTGACAGGAAGGTGAACACGGCGCTGTATAGAATGTCGCCAGATGTGGCAGGCATGATGAGGACAGCCATAGGGTCTCGACCCTcatcagctgatacctaca ATGTGAGTCAGAGGAACAGATCAGTATCTAAGTTTGGACGTGGTCAGCCAACAATTGATCTCACCCAGCCAATTGCCCAGCAGTGTCGCAAGGTGACAGTGGACAACTGTGGCAGTCAACTCTTGCAGGGACTGTTCAGCAAGTCCAGAGATGTGCGGAAGAGTTGTCTCCTCTTGATCCATGACCTTGTCAATCATGGAAAT GTGGAAACTCACATGCAACTGTCAGAGCTGGGGTGTATCCCTCGCCTTATTGACTTCCTTCGCATCAATGAAGACGACGAGATGCTCGAGATTATTG CTATCATCCTGACGAGGATGCTGATTACTAGCGACTACCGCCTGAAGCAGCTATTCAACCGCCATGGTGGGGCCAACCTGCTGCTGTCCATGTCTCAGAACTGCAGTGGGGTGCTGAAAGAGGAGATCAAATCTACCTTGACAGCTCTCACACAAG GTATGTCCCATCAGAGACCAAGTTCAGCACCATCTCAACGTCCTGGTGAAGTGAAGGAGCCAGACATTTGGGATAAT ATAATGGAGAGGTGGCATTACGAGGACAAGGTGGTGCAAGTCTTTCAGAAGTGGATGTAG
- the LOC137287880 gene encoding uncharacterized protein, giving the protein MADEDHGEEEQGAHGEAHGHVGRRMNVPLPAKLELKGNLATNWRKFRRMWNNYVIVTRLNNEDNQFQTATLLTCIGSDALDIYDGLAFEDEDERNDIEAVLQRFEEFCLGESLGPASPFINLRSHTSVLSSKMALIQSCEAMVYNDVYRLTFDSSMLVDWLTARGIIGNFAGACPRCGTGELTRKKDPSYGRDGLVWRCRVKSCGQKVSIREGSWFSGSHLTMCQIMKHLYYWVYKTPLHVIQHELKVGSNSTLVDWNMFCREVCMSVIESDSEQIGGPGTTVEIDESKFGKRKYHRGKRVDGVWVLGGIERESRQVFLTSLPDRSADTLIPIIEKYVAKGTTIITDCWKAYSKLGQLGYTHLTVNHSEHFKDPETGAHTNTIESTWRAVKNTGLPASGTTKALYDSYFVEYIFRKKYLSGAEDKYLAFLEAVKKVYTPNMDRVIERLETKPSLERQPLKVKN; this is encoded by the exons ATGGCAGATGAAGATCACGGTGAAGAGGAGCAGGGAGCACATGGCGAAGCACATGGCCATGTGGGGAGACGCATGAACGTGCCCCTACCTGCAAAACTGGAGCTAAAAGGTAACCTGGCTACAAACTGGAGAAAGTTTCGTAGGATGTGGAACAACTACGTAATTGTAACACGTTTAAACAATGAAGATAATCAGTTCCAAACCGCTACCCTGTTGACTTGCATAGGAAGTGACGCCCTTGACATTTATGATGgcctagcatttgaagatgaagatgaaagaaatgatattgAGGCAGTACTACAGAGGTTTGAGGAATTTTGTCTAGGAGAG agcttaGGTCCCgcctccccattcatcaactTGAGAAGCCACACCTCGGTATTGTCTTCGAAGATGGCGCTTATCCAATCGTGTGAAGCTATGGTGTACAACGATGTTTATCGTCTCACGTTTGATTCGTCAATGCTCGTTGACTGGCTTACTGCCCGAGGGATCATCGGCAATTTTGCTGGAGCCTGTCCCCGTTGTGGCACTGGTGAATTGACGAGGAAGAAAGATCCCAGCTACGGACGAGACGGGCTAGTATGGCGCTGTCGGGTGAAGAGCTGCGGTCAGAAAGTTTCCATCAGGGAGGGGAGCTGGTTTTCCGGATCCCATTTGACGATGTGCCAGATTATGAAACATCTCTATTACTGGGTGTACAAGACCCCCCTGCATGTGATCCAGCACGAGCTCAAAGTGGGATCGAACAGTACCCTGGTCGATTGGAACATGTTCTGCCGCGAGGTGTGCATGTCCGTGATTGAGTCAGACAGCGAGCAGATTGGCGGCCCTGGAACCACGGTGGAGATTGACGAGTCAAAGTTTGGCAAGAGGAAGTACCACCGTGGGAAAAGGGTCGATGGAGTGTGGGTTCTTGGTGGAATCGAGCGAGAGAGTCGGCAAGTGTTTCTAACGTCATTGCCAGACCGAAGTGCGGACACTCTGATCCCAATTATCGAGAAGTACGTGGCCAAAGGCACTACAATCATCACCGACTGTTGGAAGGCGTACTCCAAGCTTGGACAACTTGGCTACACCCACCTCACTGTCAACCATTCGGAGCACTTCAAGGACCCGGAGACTGGCGCCCACACCAATACCATCGAGTCCACCTGGCGTGCGGTAAAAAATACTGGTCTCCCTGCGTCCGGTACCACGAAAGCTCTCTATGATTCATACTTCGTGGAGTATATATTTCGAAAGAAATATTTATCCGGGGCGGAGGACAAATATCTCGCCTTTCTGGAAGCAGTGAAGAAAGTGTACACTCCGAACATGGATCGTGTCATTGAGAGACTGGAGACCAAGCCCAGCTTGGAACGCCAACCCCTCAAAGTGAAGAACTGA